ACCAGAGCGTGCACTCGCTCCAGATCAACCGTCGGCCGGTTAGGGTTGTCGTCGCCGGCGAACGGTGCGCGGTACTGGTGGAAGGATTCTGCGATGAGCTTCCTCCCAACAAATCCGACGTATTTCTCGTGAACGGCGTGCAGGCCACCATCGGCGGCAAGGGGACTATCTTCCATGTCTATGATGCCAGCGGTGTGATCGCGGTCGACCTGGAAGAAGGTGTTTTGTGTCAGGGTGACTGGATCGTTATCCATGGTCCGGATGGATTCCGCCACGAACAGATCGCCGCCTCTATCGAGGTCAATCAGGGCTATCAGGAAACAGTGATTGCCGGCCAAACGGTCAGCATCCTCATCGAGGTGGATCCGAAGAACGGATTTCCCACTGAAGGTGACACCGTCACCGTAGTTTCGATCAAGAAGTAGGGCGTAAGTTCTACGGTTTGCGCGGGCTCATGTAGTTCGCGCATTTTTTTATTTTTAATAAATAAACGATTGACAATAGAAAACCGCGATGATAAACTTTTATTACTAATTAGTTAATGTATTTTGTTTAAAAGATTTTTAAATAGAATACAATAAGGTCACATAATAATGGACGACCAAAGAGATTTTGACCAACGTAAATCTTACCAAGGCCAATGGAGTTGCTCAGAATGCGGAGCAGAAATTACCGAACTTCCATTTGAGCCGGATGGAGATCGACCGCTTTATTGCCGGTCTTGCCACCAAAAGCGAAGAAACGACCGACCGCGTCGGGACTACTAGTTTCTAGAGAATTTGAAGAGACTCCTCAATTGAGGAGTCTTTTGGTTATAAAAATGTATCAGGTTGACAAAATGGCCTCGCTGTAATAATCTAGCCACTCGCGGGTTATCAGTTAAGCGTTGTTCTTTCATTCAAACCAAAGGAGAGTAGTGAATGGATGATGATGATTTCATCCCGCCGATTGAACACATCGGTAATGCTATCCTGGAAGCAATCTTCAGGTTAGTGGAAACACCAGATGCAGATCGCCCGGTCATTGATATAGAGGTCGATGACCATACCACATACCTCGATGTGCAACTCACGGGTATGGGACTGGTAATTGCCGATGGTCAGGGAGTAATCGCGGAAGCGATGCTGGATGATGATATTTTACCTTCGCTGGTTTTCATCGCGTCGGGCGTGCCTTACCGGAAGAGTTGGAAAAATCCCCATTTCCCAAACATCGTGAGAATCGTGGAACACGTTCAGGGAGGAAACAGATGAAGTGTAATGAAGTGCTCATCCCGGCCAGTCTACCCTATTTGAGGGGTTACACCCATGCCGGGTGTCTGCGGGTAACGAAGGTCATTGAGTCGATTTGCTTTAATGGACGGCTGTTCTGCCTG
The Patescibacteria group bacterium DNA segment above includes these coding regions:
- a CDS encoding CxxC-x17-CxxC domain-containing protein: MDDQRDFDQRKSYQGQWSCSECGAEITELPFEPDGDRPLYCRSCHQKRRNDRPRRDY